DNA from Asanoa sp. WMMD1127:
CATGACGGCGGGACCGGCCGGGTCAGCGCCGCGCGTGCTGATCGCCGACGACCAGGAGCTGATCCGCACCGGCTTCCGGCTGATCCTGACCGCGCGCGGCATCGACGTCGTCGGCGAGGCCGGTGACGGCGTGGAGGCGGTGGTGGCGACCCGGCGGCTGCGGCCGGACGTGGTGCTGATGGACATTCGCATGCCCACGATGAACGGCCTCGACGCGACCCGGCGCATCCTCGACGACGGCGGCGACTGCCGGGTGCTGATGCTGACCACCTTCGACCTCGACCGGTACGTGTATGCAGCGCTCTCGATCGGCGCCAGCGGCTTCCTGCTCAAGGACGTGACGGCCGACCATCTGGCGGCGGCGGTGCGGCTGGTGAACACCGGCGACGCGCTGCTCGCACCGTCGATCACCCGGCGGCTGGTGCAGCGGTTCGCGGTCGAGGACCGGCAGGGGGCGCAGCCGGCGGTGCACCGCGACCTGACCGCGCTGACGCCGCGCGAGCTGGAGGTGCTGACGCTGCTCGGGCGGGGGC
Protein-coding regions in this window:
- a CDS encoding response regulator transcription factor, which encodes MTAGPAGSAPRVLIADDQELIRTGFRLILTARGIDVVGEAGDGVEAVVATRRLRPDVVLMDIRMPTMNGLDATRRILDDGGDCRVLMLTTFDLDRYVYAALSIGASGFLLKDVTADHLAAAVRLVNTGDALLAPSITRRLVQRFAVEDRQGAQPAVHRDLTALTPRELEVLTLLGRGLSNTELAAALTLSEATVKTHVARIFAKLDLRDRAQAVVLAYETGLVRPGG